A stretch of the Vigna radiata var. radiata cultivar VC1973A chromosome 7, Vradiata_ver6, whole genome shotgun sequence genome encodes the following:
- the LOC106765688 gene encoding macrophage migration inhibitory factor homolog isoform X1, which yields MPTLNLFTNVPVDAVVASDILRDATKAVAKIIGKPESYVMILVNGGVPIEFAGTEEPAAYGELISIGGLGPSVNGKLSSTIAEILQTKLYIDSSRFYIKFYDVQRSFFGFNGSTF from the exons ATGCCTACTTTGAATCTCTTCACAAATGTGCCTGTTGACGCCGTCGTTGCTTCTGATATCCTCAGAGATGCCACAAAAGCTGTTGCAAAGATAATTGGAAAACCAGAATCC TATGTGATGATTTTGGTGAATGGGGGAGTGCCCATTGAATTTGCTGGAACTGAAGAGCCGGCTGCTTATGGAGAATTGATCTCAATTGGGGGCCTTGGTCCGAGTGTAAATGGAAAATTGAGTTCTACCATTGCAGAAATTCTTCAAACTAAGCTTTATATTGACAGTTCCCGATTTTATATCAAGTTTTATGACGTTCAG CGCTCATTCTTTGGGTTCAATGGCTCAACCTTTTGA
- the LOC106769471 gene encoding flocculation protein FLO11 yields MDSLLANYASSDEEEEQQQPTSTKTTTSFSSLPQPKSSLFQSLPQPKSSSSLFQSLSPPKKPSLATSSETANPKPKPQIPEPQPKRVVQFRPPIIPLPNPTQLLDDDDDDEEEERERRNKRSLSSTQTSSVKSFLASIPAPRNAATLGVQASSGSGRRSIIETESPALETASNSGGTSSLGVDQSAGDYENYENYQYATDQYAGYYSNYGSGPDPEAGAAAYGTEQFGNYGEAYGDYGQYGNNWGEVSAAPVPEASGIGDSVVKIPGKRGRHEVPTEIIEVKQDELIKNRPREDQVKLTGIAFGPTYQPASTKGKPSKLHKRKHQIGSLYFDMKQNEMKLAERRAKGMLTKAETQAKYGW; encoded by the exons ATGGATTCCCTACTAGCAAACTACGCCTCTtcagatgaagaggaagaacaGCAACAGCCAACCTCAACCAAAACGACGACGTCGTTTTCCTCTCTTCCTCAACCTAAATCCTCGCTCTTTCAATCTCTTCCGCAACCAAAATCGTCGTCTTCTCTCTTTCAATCTCTTTCTCCGCCCAAAAAACCTTCCCTCGCCACTTCTAGCGAAACCGCCAACCCTAAACCTAAACCCCAAATCCCAGAACCACAACCCAAACGCGTCGTGCAATTCAGGCCCCCAATCATCCCTCTCCCAAACCCTACCCAACTACTCGAtgacgacgacgacgacgaagaagaagaacggGAGAGAAGAAATAAAAGGTCACTGTCCTCCACGCAAACCTCCTCGGTGAAATCCTTCCTTGCCAGTATTCCGGCGCCAAGGAACGCTGCCACTCTCGGTGTTCAAGCGAGTTCCGGTTCTGGTCGGAGATCCATCATCGAAACCGAATCACCGGCACTGGAAACGGCGTCGAATTCTGGCGGTACGAGCAGTCTCGGCGTGGATCAGAGTGCAGGGGATTACGAAAATTATGAGAATTACCAATATGCCACTGACCAGTATGCTGGTTATTACAGCAATTATGGATCGGGTCCCGACCCTGAGGCTGGGGCTGCCGCTTATGGAACTGAACAGTTTGGGAATTATGGTGAGGCCTACGGGGATTATGGACAATATGGGAACAATTGGGGTGAAGTTTCAGCCGCACCGGTGCCGGAGGCTTCTGGGATTGGTGACAGTGTGGTGAAGATTCCTGGGAAGAGAGGGAGGCACGAGGTTCCCACGGAAATTATAGAGGTGAAGCAAGATGAGTTGATTAAGAATCGGCCGAGAGAGGATCAGGTGAAGCTAACTGGGATCGCTTTCGGACCAACTTATCAG CCTGCTTCGACAAAGGGGAAGCCTTCAAAGCTACACAAGAGGAAGCATCAAATTGGTTCATTGTACTTCGAtatgaaacaaaatgaaatgaaactaGCTGAGCGGCGTGCAAAAGGCATGCTTACCAAAGCTGAAACGCAAGCAAAATATGGCTGGTGA
- the LOC106765622 gene encoding RNA-binding KH domain-containing protein PEPPER, whose amino-acid sequence MATLDPIQNGTANPLLSDNPDPAEPPSTTADDPTSEVSAEKRWPGWPGLCVFRLIVPVLKVGSIIGRKGELIKKTCEETKARIRVLDGAVGTPDRIVLISGKEEPETPLSPAMDAVIRIFKRISGLSEIDGENKAAGLAFCSVRLLVASTQAINLIGKQGSLIKSIQENTSASVRVLSGDEVPFYAASDERIVELQGEAMKVLKALEAVVGHLRKFLVDPSVLPLFEKSYNATISQERQVDTTWADKPSLHSASQPSIANDIPLSSKRDSLFADRESHLDSLLPPSTMSVYGQDSSLSSLRSSALGRSSAPPIVTTVIQTMQIPLSYAEDIIGIQGTNIDYIRRTSGAILTVQESRVPDEIIVEIKGTSSQVQTAQQLIQEVISNHKEPVASNYSSRLDSGLRSSYAQLGSSSYSSSSLSQPYSGYGSSGLGGGYSTFRL is encoded by the exons atgGCCACCCTCGACCCAATCCAAAACGGCACAGCCAATCCCCTGCTATCGGACAATCCCGACCCCGCCGAACCTCCCTCCACCACCGCCGACGATCCCACTTCCGAGGTCTCGGCCGAGAAGCGGTGGCCGGGATGGCCCGGCCTCTGCGTGTTCCGGCTCATCGTTCCGGTCCTCAAAGTCGGAAGCATCATTGGCCGCAAGGGGGAGCTCATCAAGAAGACTTGCGAGGAAACGAAAGCTCGCATTCGAGTCCTCGACGGTGCGGTTGGCACGCCCGATCGAATC GTACTCATATCAGGGAAGGAAGAGCCAGAGACACCACTTTCTCCTGCAATGGATGCTGTCATAAGGATTTTTAAACGTATCTCCGGGTTGTCTGAAATTGATGGCGAGAATAAAGCAGCAGGGCTTGCGTTTTGTTCTGTTCGTTTATTGGTGGCCTCAACGCAGGCTATCAATTTGATTGGAAAGCAGGGTTCATTAATCAAATCTATACAAGAAAATACCAGTGCATCTGTTAGAGTACTATCTGGAG ATGAGGTTCCCTTTTATGCTGCTTCGGATGAGAGGATTGTTGAGCTACAGGGAGAAGCCATGAAGGTCCTTAAGGCTCTTGAAGCAGTAGTTGGGCACCTGAGGAAGTTTTTGGTTGACCCCAGTGTTCTTCCCTTATTTGAGAAAAGT TACAATGCAACAATCTCCCAAGAGCGGCAAGTAGATACTACTTGGGCTGACAAACCATCACTGCATAGTGCTTCACAGCCTAGCATTGCAAATGACATTCCTCTTTCATCAAAAAGGGATTCTCTGTTTGCTGACCGTGAAAGCCATTTGGATTCATTGCTCCCTCCTTCCACAATGTCAGTATATGGTCAAGATTCTTCACTTTCTAGTCTTCGCTCTTCAGCACTCGGTCGTTCCAGTGCTCCTCCTATTGTTACCACG GTAATACAAACAATGCAAATACCACTGTCCTACGCAGAGGACATAATTGGTATACAAGGGACTAATATTGATTACATTCGCCGCACCAGTGGAGCTATATTGACCGTGCAGGAGAGCCGGGTGCCTGATGAAATCATTGTGGAAATAAAAGGCACCTCATCTCAGGTTCAGACAGCACAACAATTGATTCAG GAAGTTATAAGTAATCACAAAGAACCTGTGGCTAGTAATTACAGCAGCAGGTTAGATTCAGGTCTGAGGTCTTCTTACGCTCAGCTGGGCAGTTCGTCTTATTCGTCATCTTCCTTGTCGCAACCCTACAGCGGTTATGGATCTTCTGGTCTAGGAGGAGGCTATAGTACTTTCAGACTTTGA
- the LOC106765688 gene encoding macrophage migration inhibitory factor homolog isoform X2 yields MPTLNLFTNVPVDAVVASDILRDATKAVAKIIGKPESYVMILVNGGVPIEFAGTEEPAAYGELISIGGLGPSVNGKLSSTIAEILQTKLYIDSSRFYIKFYDVQLLRA; encoded by the exons ATGCCTACTTTGAATCTCTTCACAAATGTGCCTGTTGACGCCGTCGTTGCTTCTGATATCCTCAGAGATGCCACAAAAGCTGTTGCAAAGATAATTGGAAAACCAGAATCC TATGTGATGATTTTGGTGAATGGGGGAGTGCCCATTGAATTTGCTGGAACTGAAGAGCCGGCTGCTTATGGAGAATTGATCTCAATTGGGGGCCTTGGTCCGAGTGTAAATGGAAAATTGAGTTCTACCATTGCAGAAATTCTTCAAACTAAGCTTTATATTGACAGTTCCCGATTTTATATCAAGTTTTATGACGTTCAG CTCCTTCGGGCTTGA